From the Acidimicrobiales bacterium genome, the window CGGTTGTTGGCTTCGACGGTCGAGATGAACGCGAGGCCAACGATGAGCGCCAGCGACAGCCCGGCTGCGACCAACTTGGGTCCGCCGCCCCGCATGATTAGCTTGAGGCCTTCGCTCAGGTCGCTCGTTCCCTTGCCCGGCGTCATGGGCGTGGTCACATCAAACCTCCGTTCACGGCCGCGCCCGTATTGCTCGGGACACGGTCACACCACCCCTGATTGGCGAACTGCCGGCGGCGCGTGGACTCCCGCACCGGCTCCTCGCTCCCGCGACGATGTGCTTCCACGAACGATCACGCCCCTGCCGTCGCCCCAGCGAGGAACACCGACCGGAGCAGGTCGTCCCGCTCCAGCAGCTCCTGGCTGGGGCCGTCGAAGCGAATCTGGCCCTTCTCGAGGAAGTACGCGTGGTCGGTCACCGACAGGGCCAGGTTGGCGTGCTGCTCGACGAGGATGAAGGCGACGCCCTCCTCGTTCAGCTGGTGAAGGACGTCGACGAGGCCCTGGACGATGGTCGGAGCAAGTCCCAGGGAGAGCTCGTCGATCATCATGAGCTTGGGTTCGAGCACGAACGCCCGACCCAGGGCCAGCATCTGACCTTCGCCCCCAGACAGCGTCCCCGCGAGCTGTTTCCTGCGCTCGCCAAGGCGCGGGAAGACCTCGCAGACCCGGGCGATGTTGCGCTTCACTCTCGCCCGGTCTCGGCGAATCGTGTGGGCACCCATCTCCAGGTTCTCGAGCACGGTGAGGTTGGGCAGGAGGCCGCGACCGCCTGGTACCTGGGTGATGCCGCGGCGAACGGTCTGCTCGGGAGCCCAGCGAGAGATGTCCTCGCCCTCGAAGGTGACCCTGCCGCCCCACGGATGCATGAGCCCCGACACGACCTTCAGGATCGTCGACTTGCCGGCGCCGTTGGTGCCGAGCAGGGCGATGATCTCGCCCGGCTGGACCGCGAGTTCGACGCTGCGCAGCACCTGCACGGCCCCGTAGCCGGCGTCGACGCCCTGAAGCTTGAGCAACGGGGGCGGACCCAAGTCTGGCCCGGCCTCCTCGTTGAACTCGTCCTCGGGGAACGGTTCTTCGACAGTCGCCCGGTCAGGCACTGCTGCCTACCACGGTCCCGTACCGCGACGTGCCCAGATAGCTCTCGATGACCGCGGGGTCGGCCTGCACCTCGTCGGGTGCCCCCGAGGCGATGACGGTGCCAGCGGCCATGGCGTAGATCCGGTCGGAGAGCTGCATGATCAGCGGCATGTCATGCTCGATGAT encodes:
- a CDS encoding ABC transporter ATP-binding protein, whose product is MPDRATVEEPFPEDEFNEEAGPDLGPPPLLKLQGVDAGYGAVQVLRSVELAVQPGEIIALLGTNGAGKSTILKVVSGLMHPWGGRVTFEGEDISRWAPEQTVRRGITQVPGGRGLLPNLTVLENLEMGAHTIRRDRARVKRNIARVCEVFPRLGERRKQLAGTLSGGEGQMLALGRAFVLEPKLMMIDELSLGLAPTIVQGLVDVLHQLNEEGVAFILVEQHANLALSVTDHAYFLEKGQIRFDGPSQELLERDDLLRSVFLAGATAGA